One window from the genome of Oryza glaberrima chromosome 3, OglaRS2, whole genome shotgun sequence encodes:
- the LOC127768085 gene encoding branched-chain-amino-acid aminotransferase 2, chloroplastic-like, with translation MAAAAAAASSAKRALLPWARDAHHALARALQGCGGGGGGGLGLRGALPTAGGRWSLLQCRWRSSLPQLDSADRSDEESGGEIDWDNLGFGLTPTDYMYVMRCSLEDGVFSRGELSRYGNIELSPSSGVINYGQGLFEGLKAYRAANQQGSYMLFRPEENARRMQHGAERMCMPSPSVEQFVHAVKQTVLANRRWVPPQGKGALYIRPLLIGSGPILGLAPAPEYTFLIYAAPVGTYFKEGLAPINLVVEDSIHRAMPGGTGGVKTITNYAPVLKAQMDAKSRGFTDVLYLDAVHKTYLEEASSCNLFIVKDGVVATPATVGTILPGITRKSVIELSRDRGYQVEERLVSIDDLVGADEVFCTGTAVVIAPVSSVTYHGQRYEFRTGHDTLSQALHTTLTSIQMGLAEDKKGWTVAID, from the exons atggctgctgctgctgctgctgcgtcgtCCGCGAAGCGCGCGCTCCTCCCGTGGGCACGCGACGCCCACCACGCGCTGGCCAGGGCCCTGcagggatgcggcggcggcggcggcggcggcctcggtcTCCGCGGGGCGCTCCCGACG GCCGGAGGCAGGTGGTCTCTGCTCCAGTGCCGGTGGAGGTCGTCGCTGCCGCAGCTCGACTCCGCCGACAG GTCCGATGAGGAAAGCGGCGGCGAAATCGACTGGGACAACCTGGGGTTCGGGCTGACGCCGACCGACTACATGTACGTCATGCGGTGCTCGCTGGAGGACGGCGTCTTCTCCCGCGGCGAGCTCAGCCGCTACGGCAACATCGAGCTCAGCCCCTCCTCCGGCGTCATCAACTACGGCCAG GGGCTCTTCGAGGGTCTGAAGGCGTACAGGGCGGCGAACCAACAGGGGTCGTACATGCTGTTCCGGCCGGAGGAGAACGCGCGGCGGATGCAGCACGGCGCCGAGCGCATGTgcatgccgtcgccgtcggtggaGCAGTTCGTCCACGCCGTCAAGCAGACCGTCCTCGCCAACCGCCGCTGG GTGCCACCGCAAGGAAAGGGGGCGCTGTACATCAGGCCGCTGCTCATCGGGAGCGGACCGATTCTCGGGCTGGCTCCCGCCCCGGAGTACACGTTCCTCATCTACGCCGCACCGGTTGGAACGTACTTCAAG GAGGGTCTAGCGCCGATAAACCTTGTCGTAGAGGACTCGATACACCGCGCCATGCCGGGCGGCACCGGCGGGGTCAAGACGATCACCAACTACGCGCCG GTGCTCAAGGCGCAGATGGACGCCAAGAGCAGAGGGTTCACTGACGTGCTGTACCTCGACGCGGTGCACAAGACGTACCTGGAGGAGGCCTCCTCCTGCAACCTCTTCATCGTCAAGGACGGCGTCGTCGCCACGCCGGCCACCGTGGGAACCATCCTGCCGGGGATCACGCGCAAGAGCGTCATCGAGCTCTCCAGGGACCGCGGCTATCAG GTTGAAGAACGGCTCGTCTCCATCGACGATCTGGTCGGCGCAGACGAGGTGTTCTGCACCGGAACAGCGGTGGTCATTGCCCCAGTATCGAGTGTTACTTACCATGGGCAAAG GTACGAGTTCAGGACTGGACATGACACGTTATCGCAGGCACTGCACACGACTCTGACGTCCATCCAGATGGGCCTGGCTGAGGACAAGAAAGGATGGACAGTGGCAATAGATTAA
- the LOC127768084 gene encoding squalene monooxygenase SE1-like isoform X2, whose protein sequence is MTEPDRIVGELLQPGGYLKLMELGLEDCVEEIDAQRVLGYALLKDGRNTKLSYPLEKFHSDVAGRSFHNGRFIQKMRQKAASLPNVHLEQGTVTSLLEEGGMVKGVQYKTKSGEELKAYAPLTIVCDGCFSNLRRVLCSPKVDVPSCFVGLVLENCQLPHPNHGHVILANPSPILCYPISSTEIRCLVDIPGQKVPSMATGEMAKYLKTVVAPQIPPELHDSFIAAIDKGSIRTMPNRSMPAAPLPTPGALLMGDAFNMRHPLTGGGMTVAFSDIVVLRNLLKPLGNLHDASSLCKYLESFYTLRKPVASTINTLAGALYKVFCASTDQAKNEMREACFDYLSLGGVFSNGPIALLSGLNPRPLSLVAHFFAVAIYGVGRLMLPVPSPKRMWIGARLVSGACGIIFPIIKAEGVRQMFFPATVPAYYRAPPPME, encoded by the exons ATGACGGAGCCTGATAGAATTGTTGGTGAGCTGCTACAGCCTGGTGGCTATTTGAAATTGATGGAGCTGGGTCTTGAGG ATTGTGTTGAAGAAATCGATGCTCAGCGTGTCCTTGGTTACGCATTGTTGAAAGATGGGAGAAACACAAAGCTTTCTTATCCCTTGGAGAAGTTCCATTCAGATGTTGCTGGTAGGAGCTTTCACAATGGACGGTTTATACAGAAGATGCGTCAAAAAGCTGCATCTTTGCCTAA TGTTCATTTGGAGCAAGGAACCGTTACATCATTGCTTGAAGAAGGTGGCATGGTTAAGGGTGTTCAATACAAGACAAAGTCAGGTGAAGAATTAAAGGCCTATGCACCATTGACAATTGTATGCGATGGCTGTTTCTCAAACCTACGGCGTGTCCTGTGCTCTCCAAAG GTTGATGTGCCATCCTGTTTTGTTGGGTTGGTTTTGGAGAATTGTCAACTTCCTCACCCAAACCATGGTCATGTTATCCTGGCTAATCCTTCACCTATCCTATGTTACCCGATAAGCAGCACTGAGATTCGCTGTTTGGTTGATATCCCTGGGCAGAAGGTGCCTTCCATGGCAACCGGTGAAATGGCAAAATATCTCAAGACTGTGGTTGCACCTCAG ATTCCTCCAGAACTCCATGATTCTTTCATTGCAGCAATTGATAAAGGAAGCATAAGGACAATGCCAAATAGGAGTATGCCAGCTGCTCCACTTCCAACCCCTGGCGCGCTGTTGATGGGTGATGCATTCAACATGCGACATCCTTTAACTGGTGGTGGAATGACCGTTGCGTTTTCTGACATTGTTGTCCTACGCAATCTTCTCAAGCCTCTCGGCAACCTGCACGATGCATCTTCCCTGTGCAAGTACCTTGAATCGTTCTATACACTGCGGAAG CCTGTTGCTTCTACAATCAACACACTGGCTGGTGCTCTGTACAAGGTCTTCTGTGCCTCAACTGACCAGGCTAAGAATGAGATGCGAGAAGCTTGCTTTGATTACTTGAGCCTTGGAGGAGTCTTCTCAAATGGGCCTATTGCTCTTCTCTCTGGCCTCAATCCTCGGCCTCTGAGTTTAGTAGCCCACTTCTTTGCTGTTGCTATCTATGGCGTTGGACGCCTAATGCTCCCCGTCCCTTCACCTAAACGCATGTGGATCGGCGCGAGACTGGTTTCC GGTGCATGTGGTATCATCTTCCCAATCATCAAAGCTGAAGGTGTGAGGCAAATGTTCTTCCCTGCTACAGTCCCTGCATATTACCGGGCCCCTCCTCCAATGGAGTAA
- the LOC127768084 gene encoding squalene monooxygenase SE2-like isoform X1 has protein sequence MDAVASAGQLVGLAAATLLTAAFLVAVKMGWRRRRRQREVAPEGGCRVVGGDGGDRTDIVIVGAGVAGSALAYTLGKDGRRVHVIERDMTEPDRIVGELLQPGGYLKLMELGLEDCVEEIDAQRVLGYALLKDGRNTKLSYPLEKFHSDVAGRSFHNGRFIQKMRQKAASLPNVHLEQGTVTSLLEEGGMVKGVQYKTKSGEELKAYAPLTIVCDGCFSNLRRVLCSPKVDVPSCFVGLVLENCQLPHPNHGHVILANPSPILCYPISSTEIRCLVDIPGQKVPSMATGEMAKYLKTVVAPQIPPELHDSFIAAIDKGSIRTMPNRSMPAAPLPTPGALLMGDAFNMRHPLTGGGMTVAFSDIVVLRNLLKPLGNLHDASSLCKYLESFYTLRKPVASTINTLAGALYKVFCASTDQAKNEMREACFDYLSLGGVFSNGPIALLSGLNPRPLSLVAHFFAVAIYGVGRLMLPVPSPKRMWIGARLVSGACGIIFPIIKAEGVRQMFFPATVPAYYRAPPPME, from the exons ATGGATGCGGTCGCCAGCGCCGGGCAGCTCGTTGGCCTCGCCGCGGCCACGCTCCTCACGGCGGCCTTCCTCGTCGCAGTGAAGAtggggtggcggcgccgccgccgccaacgggaGGTCGCGCCGGAGGGTGGCTGCCGGGTTGTTGGCGGGGATGGGGGTGACCGGACGGACATCGTCATTGTTGGTGCCGGGGTCGCCGGATCTGCGCTCGCCTACACGCTCGGAAAG GATGGGCGACGAGTGCATGTTATAGAGCGGGACATGACGGAGCCTGATAGAATTGTTGGTGAGCTGCTACAGCCTGGTGGCTATTTGAAATTGATGGAGCTGGGTCTTGAGG ATTGTGTTGAAGAAATCGATGCTCAGCGTGTCCTTGGTTACGCATTGTTGAAAGATGGGAGAAACACAAAGCTTTCTTATCCCTTGGAGAAGTTCCATTCAGATGTTGCTGGTAGGAGCTTTCACAATGGACGGTTTATACAGAAGATGCGTCAAAAAGCTGCATCTTTGCCTAA TGTTCATTTGGAGCAAGGAACCGTTACATCATTGCTTGAAGAAGGTGGCATGGTTAAGGGTGTTCAATACAAGACAAAGTCAGGTGAAGAATTAAAGGCCTATGCACCATTGACAATTGTATGCGATGGCTGTTTCTCAAACCTACGGCGTGTCCTGTGCTCTCCAAAG GTTGATGTGCCATCCTGTTTTGTTGGGTTGGTTTTGGAGAATTGTCAACTTCCTCACCCAAACCATGGTCATGTTATCCTGGCTAATCCTTCACCTATCCTATGTTACCCGATAAGCAGCACTGAGATTCGCTGTTTGGTTGATATCCCTGGGCAGAAGGTGCCTTCCATGGCAACCGGTGAAATGGCAAAATATCTCAAGACTGTGGTTGCACCTCAG ATTCCTCCAGAACTCCATGATTCTTTCATTGCAGCAATTGATAAAGGAAGCATAAGGACAATGCCAAATAGGAGTATGCCAGCTGCTCCACTTCCAACCCCTGGCGCGCTGTTGATGGGTGATGCATTCAACATGCGACATCCTTTAACTGGTGGTGGAATGACCGTTGCGTTTTCTGACATTGTTGTCCTACGCAATCTTCTCAAGCCTCTCGGCAACCTGCACGATGCATCTTCCCTGTGCAAGTACCTTGAATCGTTCTATACACTGCGGAAG CCTGTTGCTTCTACAATCAACACACTGGCTGGTGCTCTGTACAAGGTCTTCTGTGCCTCAACTGACCAGGCTAAGAATGAGATGCGAGAAGCTTGCTTTGATTACTTGAGCCTTGGAGGAGTCTTCTCAAATGGGCCTATTGCTCTTCTCTCTGGCCTCAATCCTCGGCCTCTGAGTTTAGTAGCCCACTTCTTTGCTGTTGCTATCTATGGCGTTGGACGCCTAATGCTCCCCGTCCCTTCACCTAAACGCATGTGGATCGGCGCGAGACTGGTTTCC GGTGCATGTGGTATCATCTTCCCAATCATCAAAGCTGAAGGTGTGAGGCAAATGTTCTTCCCTGCTACAGTCCCTGCATATTACCGGGCCCCTCCTCCAATGGAGTAA
- the LOC127768083 gene encoding squalene monooxygenase SE1-like, giving the protein MRRRSRAEPAMKTGGRSSPLLPPSPPLPINRNNLEASARLRLLLPPPPPPLPFSPLARRRLAATRIGAAPRPQQRSPPPRAERPRRPHHHWCGMAEVAAGAGQLIGVAVATLLAAIFLAAALLGSRRRRRRAPLAGKPAAVGGCGVADGEGCGGDGRTDVIVVGAGVAGSALAYTLGKDGRRVHVIERDLTEPDRIVGELLQPGGYLKLIELGLEDCVQEIDAQRVLGYALFKDGKDTKLSYPLEKFHSDVAGRSFHNGRFIQRMRQKAASLPNVQLEQGTVTSLVEEDGTVKGVKYKTKSGEELKAYAPLTIVCDGCFSNLRRALCSPKVDVPSCFVGLVLENCQLPHANHGHVVLANPSPILFYPISSTEVRCLVDVPGQKVPSIANGEMAKYLKTVVAPQIPPEIYDSFIAAIDKGSIRTMPNRSMPAAPHPTPGALLMGDAFNMRHPLTGGGMTVALSDIVVLRNLLKPLRNLHDASALCKYLESFYTLRKPVASTINTLAGALYKVFSASPDQARNEMRQACFDYLSLGGVFSNGPIALLSGLNPRPLSLVAHFFAVAIYGVGRLMLPLPSPKRMWIGVRLISSACGIIFPIIKAEGVRQMFFPATVPAYYRAPRPME; this is encoded by the exons atgcggaggaggagccgagccgagccagctaTGAAAACCGGAGGGAGGagttctcctcttcttcctccttcccctccgcTCCCGATAAATCGGAACAATCTCGAAGCATCCGCCCGTCTCCGCCTgctcctcccaccaccaccaccgccgcttcccttctcccctctcgcccgccgccgcctcgccgcgacgCGCATCGGCGCCGCCCCACGACCGCAGCAGAGAAGCCCACCACCACGCGCGGAGCGGCCGAGGAGGCCCCACCACCATTGGTGCGGGAtggcggaggtcgccgccggcgccgggcagCTCATTGGCGTCGCCGTGGCCACGCTCCTCGCGGCgatcttcctcgccgccgcgcttcttggcagccgccggcgccggcggcgggcgccgttGGCAGGGAAGCCTGCGGCCGTGGGTGGCTGCGGGGTGGCCGACGGCGAAGGGTGCGGCGGGGATGGCCGGaccgacgtcatcgtcgtcggagCCGGGGTCGCCGGATCTGCGCTGGCATACACGCTCGGAAAG GATGGCCGTCGTGTGCATGTTATAGAGAGAGACCTAACAGAGCCTGATAGAATTGTCGGTGAACTGTTACAACCTGGTGGCTACCTGAAATTGATCGAGTTGGGTCTCGAGG ATTGTGTTCAAGAAATAGATGCTCAGCGTGTCCTTGGTTACGCGTTATTCAAAGATGGGAAAGACACAAAACTCTCCTATCCCTTGGAGAAGTTCCACTCAGATGTTGCTGGTAGGAGCTTTCATAATGGACGGTTTATACAGAGGATGCGCCAGAAAGCTGCATCTTTGCCTAA TGTTCAATTGGAGCAAGGAACTGTTACATCATTGGTTGAAGAAGATGGTACAGTAAAGGGTGTTAAATACAAGACCAAGTCAGGTGAAGAATTAAAAGCATATGCACCTCTGACAATTGTATGCGATGGCTGTTTCTCAAACCTTCGCCGCGCCCTTTGCTCTCCAAAG GTTGATGTACCATCTTGTTTTGTTGGGCTGGTCCTGGAGAATTGTCAACTTCCTCATGCAAACCATGGCCATGTTGTCCTGGCCAATCCTTCACCTATCCTATTTTACCCAATAAGCAGCACTGAAGTTCGCTGTTTGGTTGATGTCCCTGGTCAGAAGGTACCTTCCATAGCAAACGGTGAAATGGCAAAATATCTCAAAACAGTGGTTGCACCTCAG ATTCCTCCAGAAATCTATGATTCATTCATAGCAGCCATTGATAAGGGAAGCATAAGAACAATGCCAAACAGGAGCATGCCGGCTGCTCCACATCCAACCCCTGGTGCACTTTTGATGGGTGATGCATTCAACATGCGGCATCCTTTGACTGGTGGCGGAATGACTGTTGCATTATCTGACATTGTTGTGCTACGTAATCTTCTCAAGCCTCTCCGCAATCTGCATGATGCATCTGCTCTTTGCAAATACCTTGAATCATTCTATACACTGCGGAAG CCGGTTGCTTCTACCATAAACACATTAGCTGGTGCTCTATACAAGGTTTTCAGTGCCTCACCTGATCAGGCTAGGAATGAGATGCGCCAAGCCTGCTTTGATTACTTGAGCCTTGGAGGTGTCTTTTCAAATGGGCCTATTGCTCTTCTGTCTGGTCTGAATCCTCGACCATTGAGTTTAGTGGCACATTTCTTTGCTGTCGCTATCTATGGTGTCGGTCGCCTAATGCTTCCCCTCCCTTCACCTAAACGCATGTGGATCGGCGTAAGACTGATTTCC AGTGCATGTGGTATAATTTTCCCCATCATCAAAGCTGAAGGTGTGAGGCAAATGTTCTTCCCCGCCACTGTCCCTGCCTATTATCGTGCTCCTCGTCCAATGGAGTAA